Genomic segment of Bacteroides intestinalis DSM 17393:
TAGGGTTATCTTCCGTCCAGCGGTTGTCATAGAAACTCTTCAGGAAGTTTCCGAAGTCACCCGATTCCGTGCTTTGCTGGAATACACCGCCAAATGCACCCTGAAACAATACGGAGAAGTCGAAATCCTTATAGGTAAGGTCAACGTTCAAGCCGCCCGTGAAGGTGGGAGTCTTGGTCTTGTCATTCCGCACACGGTCGTTGCCATCAATCACTTTGTCACCATTTACATCCCTGAAAATAATATCTCCGGGACGGGCGCCTGCCCAGTGCGGATAGGATTCCACGTGAGCTTCGTCTTTGAAGATGCCGATGGCCTCATAATAAAGTCCGGCATCAATGGGCATCCCCGTTGACTTCTGATAATCGGGAGCACCCGGAGCTTCATCCCAAAAGAGAATTTTATTCTTGGCATACACTCCGTTCAAGCCTACTCCCAGAGAGAAGTCTTTGAAACGTTTGCGATAATCTATGCTGAAATCAACACCCTGGTTCTTCACCTTTCCGAGGTTTTCATCGGGTAAAGTGAGTCCCGAAGTATTGGGAACAGAAGCATTCCGCTTCCAAAGGATGTCTTTCCGCTTATTGTAGAAGTAATCGACGGTTACAGCCAAGTCGCCATTCAGGAACTGCAAGTCTAAACCGATGTTTTGTTGAGTAGCTGTCTCCCAGGTTACATTGACGTTGGGGGCTACGTTTTCCATCAGGGATTGATTGGCAGTTACACCGCCATTCGTGAGGTACATCAGGTTGTTGAAGGTATAAGAAGCGAGATACTGATACGGATCGATCATATCGTTGCCCGTCTTTCCCCAGGAAGCACGGACTTTGGCAAAGTGGACGAAAGGCAGCGCCTTCTTAAAGAAGTTCTCTTCGGAGATGACGTAACCCAATGAAACACCTGGGAAGAAGCCGAACTGATTGGAATGGTCGAAGATATATGAGCCCTGGTATCTCCATACAAATTCGGCCAGGTACTTGGACTTATAGCTGTAATTCACACGGCCGAAGTAGTTGAGACGCGCCTCTTTATACCCCTTACCGGTATTATTTATTTCGTCCTGTCCACCGGCAAACAGTTCATCAATGGCAGTGGAAATGAAATATCTGCGGAACGCCTCAAAGGAGTCTCCCTTACCGGTGATTCTTTCTGCACCCGCCAGCACATTTACAGAATGGTTCTCAGCAAAAGTACGGTTATAGTTTATAATGCCGCTGAGCAGGATATTCTGGTTGTCTTCCATAGACTCCCTGAGACGGGGATCGCTGAAACCTTTCTTACCTTCTACCAGAAGAGGATTATTGTTTTCATCCATGGATGTCCCGTCCCATGAGTACAAAGTCCAGGGGGTCTGCCATATCTTGCGGAAACGGAAGTTCTTGTCCAGTGAGGCAGTGGCTTTAAGAGTGAGTCCTTCCACATAAGGAACATTGATGTTAACGCCGAAGTCTCCGTTCAGTATGTAGCGTTTGTCTCGCTCGTAGCCTGTGGCGTCGGTGGCAATCACTACCGGGTTATCACCAAACTCGATATCGGGACCCGGGAGCCCATTGGGCCAATAAGCAGGCATGTTGGGCTTGGACCTCATCAGCATTCTGAAAATATTCTCGGACGAACGAGTGGGATATTTACGGTCTTCCATACGCCCCGTGAGGTTCATGAAGAGGTTGATGTACTTATTGAGTTTCAGGTCCAGATTCGATTTCAGGTCGTACTGGTTGTACTTGGTTCCGCTATTGCGGTAAAATCCGTCCTGGGTTTTAGCAGATACACTGACGAAGTAGGTCATGTTGTCCGTACCGCCGTCGATAGTGGCATTGGCATAGGTCTGGGGAGACCAGGGTTTCAAGGTTTCTTTGAACCAGTCGGTGTTGGGATACGACCAGGGATCGGAGCCATCACGGTATTTCTGAATATCTTCCGGGGTATAGCGTTCTTTGTTGCCTGCGTACTTATCAATCTCATTCAACAAAGTGGCGTATTCGGAAGCATTCGCCATTTCGGGGATGACGGTAGGACGGGATATACCGTAGTTATAGGAAAGGTTTACGGTGGGTTTACCCTTTTTGCCCCGCTTGGTGGTAATGATAATTACACCATTGGCGGCCTGTGCACCATAGATGGCAGCCGAAGCATCCTTCATGACGGACATAGTCTCAATGGTGCTGGGGTCGATACGTTCAAGCGAGCGTCCCGGAACGCCGTCCACTACCACCAACGGGTCGGCTTTACCGAAAGTGTTGACACCACGGATTCTGATGGTAGCTCCATCGTAACCCGGTTCTGCCGTATTGGAGATGGCAACCACACCAGGCAGCCGTCCGGCAAGTCCCTGACTGACATTAGTTACAGGGGTGTTTGCCAGCTTTTCGCCGCCGATGCTGGTTACAGAACCGGACAAGGTAGCTTTCTTCTGGACACCATAGCCCACGATTACCACTTCGTCCAGCATTTCAGTATCTTCCTTTAGAAGCACTTCCAGGCTTTTTCTTCCGTTAAGAGGGATTTCCTGTACCAAGTATCCCACATAAGAGATGCGCAGCGTGGCGCCTTCGGGCACGGAGAGGGAGAAGTTACCGTCCAGGTCAGTCACCGTACCGTTAGACGTGCTACCCGCTTCCAGAACAGAAACTCCTATCAGAGCCTCTTTCGTTTTCTCATCCAATACTTTTCCTTTGACAGGTTGGTTCTGAGCCCACAGCAAACCCGGGCTCACGAAGGCAACAACAACAAACAGAAGGAAATTCAGACATTTGTTTTTCATAATAATATATTTAAAGTTAAACGTATATATATGTGTGTTTAAAGAGTGCGACGGCACCGCTTCTATCATTCGGCATGTATCAGTACAGAGGCATCCTCCATTCCTTCGGCAGAGACCGTCACCCGTATTTCACCCTTTTCTTCCGTGGGCTGAACAATGGCGATGGCTCTTCCCCGGAATGTGTTGGGGGTAAGCGAACGGAAGCTTTTCATGTCATCATAGGCAGCATTTCCACTGGCAATAACGGTTCCCTTGCCACTGCATGCTATCTTGACGGGCAAGGACGTATCGGGAACTACATTTCCGTCTTTGTCTACCAGCTCTATCTTCACGTAAGAGAGGTCGTTCTTGCAGGCTTTGATGGTATTCCGGTCGGCAGTCAGACGTATGGCGGCAGGCTCTCCGGCTGTCTTCAATATGAATTCTTCCTTGCCTTTTGAATTCACCGCTTTCAGAATGCCCGGTTCATAAGGCACCTCGAAGGTGGCTGTATAATTCTCCTTGCCGGTTTCTTTCTCACCTATCAGCTTGCCATTCAGGTAGAGTCTCACTTTCGGGGAACGGCTGTATACGTTGACTGACAGGGTTTGTCCTTCCAATCCTTTCCAGTTCCAGCTTACAAGTTCGTTGGGCCATCCCCAGCCATTCACCACTTCTTTCTTATTATCGGGAACGGGGGCATGTACGGCCATCGTCAGCGGACGTTCCCGCCAAAGCACATCACGATAATAAGATTGGGGCTTCTTGTCACCGCAAAGGTCGATGTCGCCACACCAGCCATTATACCAGGGCCAACCCATGAATTGCGGATTGTGTTCGCCCTCACCCAGGTACAAGGCATGAGCCAGTCCGGCTTCACCCAGATAGTCGATAGCCGTCCAGACAAAATCGCCTATCACATACGGATGCTTTTCTACAAGATTCCAGTTCTGGGCGGCTTCTTTCGGATAAGACTCGCTGCCATAAATGACGCGGTCGGGATAGGCTGCATGATCACTTTCATATTTCCACCAGATGTAGTTGTAGCCTGCCACATCCAGGTTCCGGAAGATTCTATAGGAGTCTTTATCCCAGGTGAACTGGCGGCGGTCCCAGAAATCGTTTGACCCTATGGTTGTGAAGCGGGACGTATCGTATTTGCGGATGGTTCCGACCAGTCTCTTCGAAATCAAGTCTCCTTCGGGTTCATCGGCACGCTGTGCCACCTCATTTCCGATGCTCCACATGATGATGGAAGGATGGTTGCGGTCGCGGCGGACAGATGCGGACAAGTCTCTGTCGCTCCATTCATCAAAGAACTGATGATAGTCTTGTTCACGCTTCGCAGCTTGCCATTGGTCGAACGTTTCGTGAATGACCAGCATGCCAAGCCTGTCGCAGGCATCAAGAAAGTGTTCGGACACTTGGTTGTGAGAGCATCTGACGGCGTTGTAGCCATTGGCTTTCATAAGTTCCACCTTCCGCTCTTCGGCACGATCTATGGCAACCGCTCCCAGCAGTCCGTTGTCGTGATGGATGCAGCCTCCTTTCAGTTTCACAGGTTTGCCGTTCAGCAGGAAACCTTTGTCGGCAGAGAAAGAGAGGGTGCGGATGCCGAAAGGAACGGTAATCTTATCATATTCCTTTTCGTTGGAGAATAGCGATACTTCTGCCGTGTAGAGCACCGGTGTGTCTACCGACCATAACTCGGGCTTTTTGATGGAGAAAGATGTTGCTACCGGAGTCTCTTCGGAGAGCAGCACGTCCTGTGAGGTTGAAAACACTTCGTTTCCGGCAGGTGAATATATTTTAATACCTATTTTACCTGATTTATTTTGCAGGGCCTCGTTGTGTATGATAGTGGAGAACTTAATCACAGCGTCCTTCTTTTGCAGTTCGGAAGCATCGACAAAGGTATCCCACTCGTCCAGATAGAGCTTCTCCGTCTTCATCAGCCACACGTGGCGGAAGATGCCCGAACCGGCATACCAACGGCTGTTGCGCCCTGCATTCACCACTTTCATGGCAATGGCGTTCGGGGTGCCGGGAGCATTCAGATAGGGGGTGATGTCTACCTTATAAGAAGTATAGCCGTAAGCATTGAAGTTAGCCTTTTTGCCATTTATCCAGAGTTCGGATTGATTGTACACTCCTTCGAAATAAAGGACAATGCGTTTGCCGGCATCGTCTCCGGAGAGGGTGAATTTTTTCCGGTACCAGCCTTCACCGCCCACGGTCTGCCCGGTGTCGATGTCTCCTTCGCTCATGCGCGAGAAGGGACCGACGGTGATTCCTTCTTTCTGAAAGGGTAGTGGTTCTACGCTCCAGTCATGGGGGAGGTCGAGTACTCTCCAACGGCTGTCATTGTATTCCGGCTGTTCGGTATTGGCCGCAATGCCCAAATGGAATTTCCAATCCTTATTGAAAAGGATTTTACGCCCGGATGCACGAAGTGTACCGCCCGAAAAGGTGGTGACTAACATCACCATACACAAAAATAATAGCTTGCTTGCTTTTCTCATAATAGTTATGACTCAAGTTTAAATTCTTGTGACAAAACAAGCTATATTCAGTAAAGGAGAGGGGACAAAAACAGGTCGCCGGAGGGGTAAATTCCTGTCATGAAACGTTTCTATACCCTGATGAAAGGATTTTATACCCTAAAGAAGAGGCATAATAGTAAAATAGCTCCGCTTAGGAATTCGTCTCTCCCTGCCTCTGCAAATATTCTGTCGGCGTAACACCAAACTCTTCCTTGAAACATTTAGTAAAATATTTAGGACTACTGAAACCTATGGCATAGGCAATCTCCGAAATATTTAGTGTCCGGGCAAGAAGCATCATACAGGCACGTTTCATCTTGACATTCCGCACGAAATCTAAAGGCGTCATTCCGGTCATGGACTTTATTTTGCGGTACAGGGTAGATTTGGACATATTCATTTCTGTAGAAAGATGTTCAAGATCGAACTCCGACTCTTCAAGATGTTGTTCTATGCTATCGATAATAGATTGCAGAAACTGTTTATCCGCCGATGGATAGGCAAGTCCTTCCAGATTGATATTTTCTTCTTTACGAAAAGCGGCCTGACGCATCTTTGAAGACCGTATCAGGTTATCCACGC
This window contains:
- a CDS encoding glycoside hydrolase family 2 TIM barrel-domain containing protein, producing the protein MRKASKLLFLCMVMLVTTFSGGTLRASGRKILFNKDWKFHLGIAANTEQPEYNDSRWRVLDLPHDWSVEPLPFQKEGITVGPFSRMSEGDIDTGQTVGGEGWYRKKFTLSGDDAGKRIVLYFEGVYNQSELWINGKKANFNAYGYTSYKVDITPYLNAPGTPNAIAMKVVNAGRNSRWYAGSGIFRHVWLMKTEKLYLDEWDTFVDASELQKKDAVIKFSTIIHNEALQNKSGKIGIKIYSPAGNEVFSTSQDVLLSEETPVATSFSIKKPELWSVDTPVLYTAEVSLFSNEKEYDKITVPFGIRTLSFSADKGFLLNGKPVKLKGGCIHHDNGLLGAVAIDRAEERKVELMKANGYNAVRCSHNQVSEHFLDACDRLGMLVIHETFDQWQAAKREQDYHQFFDEWSDRDLSASVRRDRNHPSIIMWSIGNEVAQRADEPEGDLISKRLVGTIRKYDTSRFTTIGSNDFWDRRQFTWDKDSYRIFRNLDVAGYNYIWWKYESDHAAYPDRVIYGSESYPKEAAQNWNLVEKHPYVIGDFVWTAIDYLGEAGLAHALYLGEGEHNPQFMGWPWYNGWCGDIDLCGDKKPQSYYRDVLWRERPLTMAVHAPVPDNKKEVVNGWGWPNELVSWNWKGLEGQTLSVNVYSRSPKVRLYLNGKLIGEKETGKENYTATFEVPYEPGILKAVNSKGKEEFILKTAGEPAAIRLTADRNTIKACKNDLSYVKIELVDKDGNVVPDTSLPVKIACSGKGTVIASGNAAYDDMKSFRSLTPNTFRGRAIAIVQPTEEKGEIRVTVSAEGMEDASVLIHAE
- a CDS encoding SusC/RagA family TonB-linked outer membrane protein → MIEAVPSHSLNTHIYTFNFKYIIMKNKCLNFLLFVVVAFVSPGLLWAQNQPVKGKVLDEKTKEALIGVSVLEAGSTSNGTVTDLDGNFSLSVPEGATLRISYVGYLVQEIPLNGRKSLEVLLKEDTEMLDEVVIVGYGVQKKATLSGSVTSIGGEKLANTPVTNVSQGLAGRLPGVVAISNTAEPGYDGATIRIRGVNTFGKADPLVVVDGVPGRSLERIDPSTIETMSVMKDASAAIYGAQAANGVIIITTKRGKKGKPTVNLSYNYGISRPTVIPEMANASEYATLLNEIDKYAGNKERYTPEDIQKYRDGSDPWSYPNTDWFKETLKPWSPQTYANATIDGGTDNMTYFVSVSAKTQDGFYRNSGTKYNQYDLKSNLDLKLNKYINLFMNLTGRMEDRKYPTRSSENIFRMLMRSKPNMPAYWPNGLPGPDIEFGDNPVVIATDATGYERDKRYILNGDFGVNINVPYVEGLTLKATASLDKNFRFRKIWQTPWTLYSWDGTSMDENNNPLLVEGKKGFSDPRLRESMEDNQNILLSGIINYNRTFAENHSVNVLAGAERITGKGDSFEAFRRYFISTAIDELFAGGQDEINNTGKGYKEARLNYFGRVNYSYKSKYLAEFVWRYQGSYIFDHSNQFGFFPGVSLGYVISEENFFKKALPFVHFAKVRASWGKTGNDMIDPYQYLASYTFNNLMYLTNGGVTANQSLMENVAPNVNVTWETATQQNIGLDLQFLNGDLAVTVDYFYNKRKDILWKRNASVPNTSGLTLPDENLGKVKNQGVDFSIDYRKRFKDFSLGVGLNGVYAKNKILFWDEAPGAPDYQKSTGMPIDAGLYYEAIGIFKDEAHVESYPHWAGARPGDIIFRDVNGDKVIDGNDRVRNDKTKTPTFTGGLNVDLTYKDFDFSVLFQGAFGGVFQQSTESGDFGNFLKSFYDNRWTEDNPTASFPRTYNRSNEYWVNQPNTFWLHKTDYVRLKNIELGYTVPKVFTKQAGIERVRVYISAYNLLTFSPDMKDYDPENTSGSGYNHPLNKVLNFGVNVTF